A stretch of the Chelonia mydas isolate rCheMyd1 chromosome 5, rCheMyd1.pri.v2, whole genome shotgun sequence genome encodes the following:
- the KIF24 gene encoding kinesin-like protein KIF24 isoform X3 translates to MASCLYECLCEAELEKYYPQFVALGLQKIDELAKIAMKDYAKLGVHNMNDRKRLFQLIRIIKIMQEEEEGADTTKHDFQPCDLYVEPQVTRSGPRRQLHFESLFEKKDGTVKDCELELQSFSDFYANKEKESLVKMLGHVLPGDSADNKITRRDILTVPGTCTQNELECPTIYSSNNIVPLLGDSEAPIIQRVTHISGYNYGLPHSCIRSSTSEKEMPWTETDKIRVCVRKRPLGLREERRGEVNIITVEDKETLLLHEKKEAVDLTQYILQHVFYFDEVFGEACTNQDVYMKTAHPLIQHIFNGGNATCFAYGQTGAGKTYTMIGSHQNPGLYALAAKDIFRQLEASQSRRELHVWISFYEIYCGQLYDLLNGRRRLFAREDSKHVVQIVGLREVQVDTVDLLLEVILKGGKERSTGATGVNSDSSRSHAIIQIQIKDSANRMRGRISFIDLAGSERAADARDSDKQTKMEGAEINQSLLALKECIRALDQEHAHTPFRQSKLTQVLKDSFIGNSKTCMIANVSPSHIATEHTLNTLRYADRVKELKKGIKCCTPVTNRCRIAGNVSPKRIQNSPSTHMGDKSSPKKVKLGLHHPLSSLRIKASPSVFHPTNVPFSSTPKGAKGHVHKGNPSSPWLSRTSPIKGMLKIGHPVKKKIDDLTLPSEKHHTGKDFVVATAAVPETKESGQGDNCIQDKQPVRCLKIQTVQPVQKQLISRDGFSFGDGNHPSDSSQRCANVFTKPCIETWASLPPHQKEREQHLRLYHQQFQQLPILQQKLNYQPLERFLAQYKPQEITVKQDRSLPPTDSQCKEGMLLEDLDDSDFSEDSFSPISNQRKVKRNTSESSQLSFFLHQREQESEEEKGRERQGLLFEHATHTQEHELNDSWDYGRDFTFPEPGEPIIDGESSKTQSEWSTEDDFTIDSSVNNNTAEKPYCLREELVHNWKNSKDLPADHKQYKSEYRHLVYPGESSSFPEKGTQSPHVLHTLDSGTTKCNKVSLPHAQREESSKDGQAPVAGNVEGKKLKNGASPCGASNTSSEFTSELMAPLTRSFLDSEEAADQEEALQVKQMLERKTCSPSKRLEGEARQFLRNKASPTDSMPELGEQMYHGERKSTLQHSPQTENKQLSQSCHDAKPSCSLGGSSPWNTHQSSINGLFVRDEDLTEASASVRVKNPCGENEDELFLHNLKCRKYLGNSRQYDADAENTTGSLLSGPEKSSMCKGPNIGPTSQTVHADLPEKGYFSCAPSILNAGRVECTTSSPSRESSPLQPRSEFRSKDLNHSEDTFKLSFSGEEIGLLKSKLMQSIFTQDCDDGAEQDSRSVTREIRSLANQNTRPNASIISAQINTSETSNWNREALGKAQHGSR, encoded by the exons ATGGCATCATGTCTGTACGAATGCCTTTGTGAGGCAGAACTTGAAAAATATTATCCTCAGTTTGTTGCCCTGGGCCTTCAGAAGATAGATGAACTAGCCAAGATTGCCATGAAAGATTATGCCAAACTAGGGGTCCATAACATGAATGATCGCAAGCGCCTCTTTCAACTCATTAGAATTATCAAGATTAtgcaggaagaagaggaaggagcAGACACGACCAAGCACGATTTTCAACCATGTGACCTCTACGTCGAACCTCAGGTGACCAGGTCAGGTCCTCGTAGACAACTACATTTTGAGTCCCTCTTTGAGAAAAAGGATGGAACAGTTAAAGACTGTGAACTTGAATTGCAGAGTTTCTCTGATTTCTATgctaacaaagagaaggaaagtTTGGTGAAAATGTTAGGACATGTTCTACCAGGAGACTCAGCGGACAATAAAATAACCAGAAGAGACATTCTGACTGTTCCTGGAACATGCACACAAAATGAACTGGAGTGTCCTACAATATATTCATCAAATAACATTGTCCCTCTGTTGGGGGATTCTGAAGCTCCGATCATACAAAGAGTAACTCATATTTCCGGGTATAATTATGGACTACCTCATTCTTGTATCAG ATCTAGTACCTCTGAGAAGGAGATGCCGTGGACAGAGACTGACAAAATCCGAGTGTGTGTCAGAAAACGCCCGCTGGGCCTGAGAGAGGAGCGGCGGGGGGAAGTTAATATCATCACAGTGGAAGATAAAGAAACTCTTCTTCTCCATGAGAAGAAGGAGGCAGTTGATCTTACTCAGTATATTCTGCAG catgttttttattttgatgaagTCTTTGGGGAGGCATGTACCAATCAGGATGTGTATATGAAGACTGCTCACCCCCTCATTCAGCACATTTTTAACGG AGGCAACGCCACTTGCTTTGCATATGGACAGACTGGTGCTGGCAAGACTTACACTATGATAGGGAGTCACCAGAACCCAGGACTCTATGCACTGGCTGCTAAAGACATTTTTAGACAACTAGAGGCATCCCAGTCAAGGAGAGAGCTCCATGTATGGATCAGTTTTTATGAGATCTACTGTGGACAGCTTTATGACCTGCTAAATGGAAGGAGAAG ACTTTTTGCAAGAGAAGATAGTAAGCATGTTGTACAAATAGTTGGCCTGCGTGAGGTTCAAGTGGATACTGTAGACCTACTATTAGAG GTAATTTTGAAGGGTGGGAAGGAGCGTAGCACTGGGGCGACTGGAGTCAACTCAGATTCCTCCCGTTCTCATGCTATCATCCAGATTCAAATTAAAGACTCTGCAAACAGAATGCGTGGAAG gaTCTCTTTCATTGACTTGGCTGGCAGCGAGAGGGCAGCTGATGCCAGAgactcagacaaacaaacaaaaatggaaggAGCAGAAATAAACCAAAGCCTTTTAGCT tTAAAGGAATGTATTCGGGCTCTGGATCAGGAACATGCTCATACTCCTTTCCGGCAAAGCAAATTAACTCAG gtATTAAAAGATTCTTTCATTGGAAATTCTAAGACGTGTATGATAGCTAATGTGTCACCTAGCCACATAGCTACGGAACACACCCTGAACACATTACGATATGCTGACAG GGTAAAAGAACTAAAGAAAGGGATTAAATGTTGTACCCCTGTCACAAACAGATGTCGGATAGCTGGAAATGTATCTCCAAAACGTATCCAAAACTCTCCTTCCACGCACATGGGAGATAAGAGCTCTCCAAAGAAAGTAAAACTAGGACTCCATCATCCTTTAAGTTCTTTGAGAATAAAGGCATCCCCTTCAGTGTTCCATCCAACCAATGTCCCTTTTTCCTCTACCCCAAAAGGAGCCAAGGGTCATGTCCACAAAGGAAATCCGAGCTCACCATGGCTCAGTCGCACCAGTCCCATTAAAGGAATGCTAAAGATAGGGCATCCCGTGAAGAAAAAGATTGATGATCTGACACTGCCATCTGAGAAGCATCATACTGGAAAAGATTTTGTTGTCGCAACAGCTGCAGTCCCAGAGACAAAAGAGAGTGGCCAAGGAGATAATTGTATTCAAGATAAACAACCTGTCAGATGCCTGAAAATACAGACAGTGCAACCTGTACAAAAGCAGCTCATTTCCAGAGATGGCTTTTCCTTTGGAGATGGCAATCACCCATCAGACAGCAGTCAGCGCTGTGCAAATGTTTTTACTAAACCGTGCATTGAAACTTGGGCAAGTCTCCCTCCACATCAGAAAGAAAGGGAACAACATTTACGCCTTTACCACCAGCAGTTTCAGCAGCTACCTATTCTACAGCAGAAGTTGAACTATCAACCACTTGAGAGGTTTTTAGCCCAATACAAGCCGCAGGAAATTACAGTTAAACAAGACCGGAGCCTTCCTCCCACGGACTCACAATGCAAAGAGGGGATGCTGCTGGAAGACCTGGACGACAGTGATTTTAGTGAAGACTCTTTCTCACCTATATCCAACCAAAGGAAAGTTAAAAGAAACACCAGTGAGAGCAGCCAGCTTTCATTTTTCCTTCATCAGAGAGAACAAGAAAGTGAGGAGGAGAAAGGCCGAGAGAGACAGGGTTTATTGTTTGAACATGCAACACATACACAAGAGCATGAACTTAATGACAGTTGGGACTATGGGAGGGACTTTACATTTCCAGAACCAGGGGAGCCTATTATAGATGGAGAAAGCAGCAAGACTCAGTCTGAGTGGAGCACAGAGGACGACTTCACTATTGATTCTTCTGTGAACAATAATACTGCAGAGAAACCTTATTGCTTGCGGGAAGAACTTGTCCATAACTGGAAAAACAGCAAGGATTTACCAGCTGATCACAAACAATACAAATCCGAATACAGACATCTAGTTTATCCTGGTGAAAGCTCCTCATTCCCAGAAAAGGGGACACAAAGTCCCCATGTTCTCCACACATTGGATTCGGGGACTACAAAATGCAACAAGGTCAGCCTTCCACATGCACAAAGGGAAGAATCCAGCAAAGATGGACAAGCTCCAGTTGCAGGAAACGTAGAAGGGAAGAAACTAAAAAATGGAGCTAGCCCCTGTGGAGCTTCTAATACTTCATCAGAATTCACTTCTGAGCTGATGGCCCCTCTGACAAGGTCATTCCTTGATAGCGAGGAGGCAGCTGATCAAGAAGAGGCTCTCCAAGTGAAACAGATGTTGGAAAGAAAAACCTGTAGCCCCAGCAAAAGATTAGAGGGAGAGGCCAGGCAGTTTCTTAGAAATAAAGCTTCACCAACAGACAGCATGCCTGAGCTGGGTGAACAAATGTACCACGGTGAAAGGAAGTCCACTCTGCAGCACTCCCCACAAACTGAGAACAAGCAGCTCTCACAGTCCTGTCATGATGCAAAGCCTTCTTGTAGCCTTGGAGGTTCATCTCCATGGAACACACATCAAAGTTCTATTAATGGTTTATTTGTCCGAGATGAAGACTTGACAGAAGCATCAGCATCTGTCAGAGTCAAAAACCCTTGTGGAGAGAATGAAGATGAATTGTTTCTTCATAACTTAAAGTGCAGAAAATACCTGGGTAACAGCAGGCAGTATGATGCTGATGCTGAGAATACCACTGGTAGCCTGTTGAGCGGCCCAGAAAAATCTAGCATGTGTAAAGGACCCAACATTGGGCCTACGTCTCAGACCGTACATGCTGATTTGCCTGAAAAGGGTTATTTTTCATGTGCCCCATCCATTCTGAATGCAGGAAGAGTGGAGTGTACAACTTCATCCCCCTCTAGAGAAAGCAGCCCACTGCAGCCCAGGTCAGAATtcaggagcaaggacttgaaccatTCTGAAGATACATTCAAGTTGTCATTCAGTGGTGAGGAAATAGGGCTGCTTAAGAGTAAACTGATGCAAAGTATTTTTACCCAAGACTGTGATGATGGTGCGGAACAGGATTCAAGATCCGTTACCAGAGA